One window from the genome of Salisaeta longa DSM 21114 encodes:
- the gatB gene encoding Asp-tRNA(Asn)/Glu-tRNA(Gln) amidotransferase subunit GatB has product MLHDEYEPVIGLEVHCQLRTSSKLFSPEAAQGDGAPNTQVDPVSLGHPGTLPVLNKKAVAYAVRMGLATHCSIAEHSTFARKHYFYPDLPKGYQISQHDMPLCYDGYLDVPAGAAAGDDPAAPTRRVHITRIHLEEDAGKSMHSAGHTRVDYNRCGVPLIEIVTAPDVRHPREASRCLQTIRRIVRYLGISDGTLADGSLRCDANISVRRRGHTALGTRTEVKNLNSIRHVADALTYEALRHMRCHIRGAPVTQATLRWDAAAGQTRVLRTKEDAPDYRYMPDPDLPPVVVDEAMRTAQREALPEMPDARRERFINDIGLSPYAAGVLVEERSVADYFEDTLRALFKHTKGGDTTAQAQAVANFIMTNVLRERNERNTSIDALGVSPERLAELVYLRLDARVSSSGAQDIFTALLETPNRSAEAIAEERNLLQVSDADAIRPVVDAVVADHSDKVTTYRNGKQGLLGFFIGRVMDRFDGSPDPQVVRRLLKETLDA; this is encoded by the coding sequence ATGCTTCACGACGAGTACGAGCCGGTCATCGGGCTGGAGGTGCACTGTCAACTCCGCACGTCTTCCAAACTGTTTAGCCCAGAGGCCGCGCAGGGCGACGGCGCCCCCAACACGCAGGTAGACCCGGTAAGCCTGGGGCATCCCGGCACGCTCCCCGTCCTTAACAAAAAAGCCGTGGCGTATGCGGTGCGCATGGGGCTGGCTACCCATTGCTCGATCGCCGAACACTCGACGTTCGCGCGCAAGCACTACTTCTACCCGGATTTGCCCAAGGGGTACCAGATCTCGCAGCACGACATGCCGCTGTGCTACGACGGCTACCTTGACGTGCCAGCGGGCGCCGCAGCCGGCGACGACCCGGCGGCCCCTACGCGGCGCGTGCACATCACGCGAATCCACCTAGAGGAGGACGCGGGCAAGTCGATGCACAGCGCAGGGCATACGCGCGTCGACTACAACCGGTGCGGCGTGCCGCTCATCGAGATTGTAACTGCCCCGGATGTGCGCCACCCGCGCGAGGCGTCTCGCTGCTTGCAAACGATTCGCCGGATCGTTCGCTACCTGGGCATTAGCGACGGCACCCTGGCGGACGGCTCGCTGCGCTGCGATGCCAACATCAGCGTGCGCCGCCGCGGCCACACGGCGCTTGGCACGCGCACCGAGGTAAAGAACCTCAACTCGATCCGCCACGTCGCCGATGCGCTCACCTACGAGGCCCTGCGCCACATGCGGTGCCACATCCGCGGCGCGCCGGTTACGCAGGCCACGCTGCGATGGGACGCGGCCGCCGGGCAGACGCGCGTGCTGCGCACGAAGGAAGATGCGCCCGATTACCGCTACATGCCGGATCCCGACTTGCCGCCCGTTGTGGTGGACGAGGCGATGCGCACCGCCCAGCGCGAAGCCCTGCCCGAGATGCCCGACGCCCGCCGCGAACGCTTCATCAACGACATTGGGCTGTCGCCCTACGCGGCCGGCGTGCTGGTAGAGGAACGCAGCGTGGCCGATTACTTTGAGGACACCTTGCGCGCCCTCTTCAAGCACACCAAAGGCGGCGACACCACCGCGCAGGCCCAGGCCGTCGCCAACTTCATCATGACCAACGTGCTGCGTGAACGAAACGAACGCAACACGTCCATCGATGCCCTTGGCGTGTCGCCCGAACGGCTTGCGGAGCTCGTGTACTTGCGGCTCGACGCGCGCGTCAGTTCAAGCGGTGCACAGGACATCTTTACGGCGCTGCTCGAAACGCCCAACCGCTCGGCCGAAGCCATTGCCGAGGAACGCAACCTGCTGCAGGTGTCCGATGCCGACGCCATCCGGCCGGTCGTTGACGCTGTAGTAGCCGATCATTCCGATAAGGTGACCACGTACCGCAACGGCAAGCAAGGCCTGCTGGGCTTCTTCATTGGCCGGGTCATGGATCGCTTCGACGGATCGCCCGACCCGCAGGTGGTACGGCGTTTGCTCAAAGAAACCCTCGACGCTTAA